CGGCGTCGCTTCGCTCCTGGCGGCGCGAGCGCGCGGGCCGCTCGTGACTGGTCTGGCGGGCGTTCTGGCCCTCGGCCTGTTTCAGGAGCTGCTCGATCCCGTACTGCGCAGGAGCATCGTCGGCTCGGCAATTCGCGGGCTGCTGTTCGCCGACAACGGTCTCTCTCTCCCGGGCGCCTTCGCAACGTTCCTGCTCGCGGGGGGCATGAGCGCCCTCTGGACAGACCGGAAGGCTGCAGCGCGCCGGTGGCTCCTCACGTTGCCTGCCTCGCGGCGGCTTGGCCTGCGCCTGCTCGCGCTGGGCCTCGGCGTCTCAGTGTTGCTGCTTTTGCCCCTGGCCGCAGGCCCGTTTCTCTCCACGGTCCTGGTCCTCGTGGGGCTCTACACCCTGATGGGTTTGGGGTTGAACCTGGAAGTGGGGCTGGCCGGCCTGCTCGACCTCGGCTTCGTGGCCTTCTTCGCCATCGGCGCCTACACGGCGGGCCTCCTGACCTCGACCGGCGATCTTGCCATCGCCAACCTCTCCTTCTGGGGGGCGGTCCCCGTCGCCGTGGTCGTCTCGCTGATCGCCGGGGTAATCCTCGGCGTGCCGGTGCTAGGGATCCGCGGCGACTATCTCGCCATCGCGACGCTGGGGTTCGGAGAGATCACTCGGTTGTTGTTCCTCTCCGACTTCCTCCGCCCGTGGCTCGGCGGCTCCCAGGGGGTGCTGGGAATCCCGAAGCCGACCATCGGGGGACTCGAACTTAAAGGCCCCGAGCACCTGTTTTATGTGACGCTTGTCAGCAGCGCACTGGTGGCGTATATAGCCATCCGGCTGCGCGATTCGCGGCTGGGACGGGCATGGATGGCCCTGCGCGAGGACGAAGACGTCGCCGAAGCAATGGGGATCAACCTGGTGAACGTCAAGCTCCTGGCCTACGGCCTTGGAGCGGCCTTCGCCGGCGTCAGCGGGGCGATCTTCGCCGTCCTGGTGGGCTCGGTGTTCCCCCACAGCTTCCAGCTGCTCATCTCCATCAACGTGCTGGCTCTGATTATCGTGGGCGGGATAGGCAGCATGCCCGGCGTGGTCGTGGGCTCGCTGTTCCTGGTGGGATTGCCCGAGCTGCTTCGCGAGTTTGCCGAGTTCCGTTTCCTCGTCTACGGGGCCGCGCTCGTGCTCATGATGCAGCTCCGACCCGAGGGGCTATGGCCCGCTGCGGCGATCAGCCGGGAACTGCACGCAGCCGATGAGATGGTCCGCTCGCGGGAAGCGACGCGGCTGACCGACGCGCCGCCGACGGACGGCTAGCATGGCCATCCTCACCTCGCATGATCTGACCAAGCGCTTCGGTGGACTTGTCGCTCTGAACCAGGTGAATCTCGAGGTCCGAGAGCAGTCGATCCACAGCATCATCGGACCCAACGGCGCGGGGAAGACCACCTTCTTTAACTGCGTGACAGGCTTCTATCGGCCGGATGAAGGGCGCATCGTCTTCCAGGAGACGACGATCGACGGCCTCACGCCGGATCTCATCACCGGGCTGGGGATTGCCCGGACGTACCAGAACATCCGGCTCTTTGCCAACATGACTGTCCTCGAGAACATCCTGGTGGGCATGCACCCGCATCTCAGGTCGTCCTGGATCGGGGCCATTCTGAACAGTCCGTTCACCAGACGGGACGAGGAGGCGGCGGCGACGGCCGCCCGCGAGCTGCTGCAGTTCGTGGGGTTGACAGGTAAGGGAGACTTCCTGGCCAAGAACCTGCCTTACGGCGAGCAGCGCCGCCTGGAGATTGCTCGGGCGCTCGCCAGCCGTCCCAAGCTGCTGCTTCTCGACGAACCCACCGCCGGGATGAACCCCCGGGAAACTATCGAGACGATGTCCTTCATCCAGCGCCTTCGGAACGAGAAAGCGATCACCATCTTGCTCATCGAGCACCAAATGCGCGTGGTGATGGGGATCTCCGATCGCGTCACCGTCCTCGATTACGGCGTGAAAATCGCCGAGGGAACGCCGAGGGAGGTCCAGAACGACCCGTGGGTGATCGAAGCCTATCTGGGCACCCGCAAACGCGCCGCGGACGTGACCCGCCCTACGCCGTCCCCTCTTCCTGATGCGGATTGAAGGTCCTCATTCCAGCAGGTGGACCTCGCGCCTCGCCTTGCGAGAAGAGAGTTGTAGGGGGTAGTCGATGGCACTCCTGGAGGTCGATGACCTGCATGTGTACTACGGTCAGATTCATGCCCTGAAGGGAGCCTCCCTCAGGGTAGACCAAGGAGAGATCGTGACTCTGATCGGCGCCAATGGCGCCGGGAAGAGCACTACGCTGAAAACCATCAGCGGCCTACTGCGACCTCGCCAGGGCCACGTTGTCCTGGCCGGTAAGGATCTCAGCATGCTCTCACCGCACGAGATCGTTGCCAGGGGCATCGTGCAGGTGCCGGAGGGACGGCGGGTCTTCAACCAGCTCACCGTGCGGGAGAACCTCAACATGGGCGCCTACGCCCGCTCGGACGGTGGAGTGTCCAGAGACCTGGAACGAGTCTTCGCCCTCTTTCCGCGCTTGAGAGAACGTCAACACCAAGTCGCGGGCACCCTCTCGGGCGGCGAGCAGCAGATGCTCGCCATCGCGCGGGCCCTCATGGCCTCCCCGCGCCTGCTCCTCCTCGACGAGCCCTCGATGGGGCTTGCGCCCGTCCTCGTCGAGCAGATCTTCGAGACCATCCAGGACATCAACCGGCAGGGGACCACGATCCTCCTGGTGGAGCAGAACGCGGCCATGGCGCTCTCCATCGCCCACCGCGGGTACGTGCTGGAGACCGGCGCCATCGTGCTCTCGGGGTCGGCCGCCCAGCTCCAGGAGAACCCCGAGGTGCGCCGCGCCTACCTGGGCGAGGTGTGACGATCTGCCGAGCGGACGGCATCGCAAGGAGGAGAAGATGAGACAGCAAGGGCTGACCTTTGAGGAGCACGCGATCGGCGCGAAGTACGAGACGCTCGGGCGGACGGTCTCCGAGGCCGACATCGTGACCTTCGTGAACCTGTGCGGCTTCAACGAGCCGCTCTTCATGGACATGGAGTACGTGGCCCGGGAGAGCGTTTTCAAGGGGCGCCCCGTCCCCGGCGCCTTCACCTTCGCCCTCTCGGAGGGCCTCATCATGCAGACCGGCCTCTTCCACGGCACCGGCATGGCCTACCTCGGCGGCGAAGTCCGGGTGGTCGCGCCCGTGCTGGCAGGGGACACGATCCGCGTCCAGGTGGAGGTCACCGACAAGCGCGAGACAAAGAAGCCCGATCGGGGGATCGTGACCTACCAGCACCGGATCGTGAACCAGCGCGGCGAGCCGGTCATGGACGTCCGCGTGCAGCGCATGATCCGGCGCCAGCCAAAGGCGTGATGCTGGTCCTCGGCCGGCGGGAGCTCGAGCGCCTGCTCGCCCCCGCCGATGTCATCACGGCCGTCGAGTCGGCCTTCCGCGAGCACGCGGCAGGAGCGTCGCGGGTCGTGCCCCGTCACGGGCTCGAGGTCCCGCCCGACGGACGCCTCCTCGTGATGCCGTCGGCCCTCCTGGAGTCGGGGGCGCTCGGAGCCAAGCTGGTCACGGTCTACGGCAGGAACCGCGAGCGGGGCCTCCCCACCATCTACGCCGCCTACGTCCTGCTCGACCACGAAACTGGAGCGCCGCTGGCGCTGATGGAAGGCGCGTTCCTGACGGGAATTCGTACCGGCGCCACCTCGGCGCTGGCCGCGCGCTTTCTCGCAAGGCCCGACACGCGCCGCGTGGCCTGCTTCGGCGCCGGTGTCCAGGCCGCCTTCCAACTTCGCTGCCTGGCCGCCATCCTCGCCCTGGAGCGTGTGCTGGTTGTCGGGCGAACGCCTGAGCGGGCACGAGCCTTCGCCGGCGCCATGACGGAGGCTCTGGGGATCCCTGTCACGCTGGCCCGGAGCCCGAAGGACGCGGTGGCTCAAGCCGACCTTGTCACCTGTGCCACGACCTCGCCGACCCCGGTCTTCGACGGTGACGGCCTCAGGCCGGGGACCCACGTCGATGCCGTCGGCGCTTTTCGGCCCGACACGCGGGAAGTCGATAGCCAAACCGTGAAGCGGGCCCGCGTCGTCGTCGACACCCACGCGACGGCGCAGGAGGAGGCCGGCGACCTCCTCATCCCGATCAGGGAAGGCGCGATCACCCCGGCTCACGTCGCCGCCGAGCTGTCGGAGCTTGTCACGGGGACTAAACCCGGTCGAGTGAAGCGCGACGAGATCACCCTCTTCAAGTCCGTCGGCTTTGCCCTCGAGGACGCTGCCGCCGCCCGGCTCGCGTATGATCGAGCGCTCGCCGAAGGCATCGGGCAGCGCGTCTCGCTGGAGTAGCCATGGCACTCTTTCGAGCGCGCACCCACCGCTCCGCGGTGGGTACCCGGCCCGCGCAAGCGGGGGGGAAGGTTCGGAAGGGGCGGGTACCCGGGCATCCACGCCGAAGGCGTGGGGGTGCCTGGGTGGCCCCCCTCCGAGTGCGATGACGCGGACCGTAGACGTCGTGATCATCGGCGGCGGGGTAACAGGCGCCAGCCTCGCCTTCCACCTGGCCCACCGCGGTGTCGGGGAGGTCGTCGTCCTCGAAAAGAATTTCCTCGCCGCCGGCGGGACGGGGCGGTCGGTGGGAATCATTCGCCAGCTCTATCCGACCCCCGAAGCCACCGCGATGGTCTTCGCGTCGCTGCGGGTCTTCCAGCGCTTCCGGGAGCTCGTCGGCGGCGAATCCGGCTACGTGGGCTGCGGCGCCCTGATCGGGGTTCCTGGGGCGATGCTCCCGGCTCTCAGAAAGAGCCTCGATGTCCAGCGTGCCGTCGGGGTCAGGGCCGAGCTGCTGACTCCCGAGGAGGCCCATCGGCTCGAGCCGCGCATCCAGCCTGAGGGGCTGGGCGGGCTCCTCTACGAGCCCGAGTCGGGCTACGGTGATCCCACCGCCGTGACCCTCGGCTATGCCGCTGCCGCGAGGGCGCGCGGAGTGGTGATCCAGCAGGGCGTCGAGGTCACCGGGATCCGGGTCTCGGGAGACCGGGTCGTCGGCGTCACGACCGCATCAGGGGAGGCCATCGACGCGCCGGTGGTTGTCAACGCCGCAGGGCTCTGGTCTCCCGCCGTCGCCCGGCTCGCCGGGGTGGATCTCCCCATCGTCATCGGCCGCCATCCCGTCTTCGTCGTCAAGCGACCCGGCACGTTCGGCACGCCCCATCTCGTCTATCTGGACCTCGTGGGCGGTAGCTACGCCAAGCCCGAGACCGGGGATCTGACGCTGACCGGTTCGCTGACCGAGGACGAGACCCGGCACCCCATGGACCCAGAGCTCCTGGGGAGCGAGGTCGGCTTCGAGGAGGCGCTGGGGGCCCTCGAGAGGACGACCCGCGCCTGGCCGCGCCTGGGCGACGGCCAATACCAGCACGGTTATGCCGGCGCGTTCGACATCACGCCCGACTGGATGCCGATCCTCGACGAGTCGCCGGTCGCGGGGTTCTACATCGCCGCCGGGATGAGCGGCCACGGCTTCAAGCTCGCCCCGGCCGTCGGCGAGCTGATGGCGGAGCTGATCGCTGAGGGGCGAACCACCGTCAATCGCGCGCCGTTCCGCCTGGATCGCTTCGCCCGCGCCGGACGGTCGACGGGCAGCTTCGTCAGCTCCTACCTGTCACCCTGAGCGGCGACACCCTATGGCCGAGGATCTCAAGCTCAAGCTCGGCGAGGAGGAACGGGGGGGGATCGCCGAGGCCGAGCGCCTGGTCAAGGAGGCCGAGTTCGGCGCGCGCGAGCTGGCGGGCTGGTCCTTCTGGCTGGCCGGTGCGATCGCGCTCGCCATGTCAACCTTCCAGCTCTGGACCGCGGCGGTCGGCACGCTCCCCGGCGTGCTCCAGCGCTCCATCCACCTGGCCTTCGCCATGGCGCTCTGCTTCCTCTTCTACCCGATCACCCGCAGCGCGCGTCAGACCCGGCTTCCCTGGCACGACCTGGTCCTGGGGGCCCTCGGCGCCTATGCGGCCCTCTATGTGGCGATCCACCACGAGGCCCTGATCCAACGGGTCGGGATCCCGACGCCGACTGACACCGCCGTCGGGTTCCTCCTGGTTCTGCTGGTTCTGGAGACCACGCGCCGGGCAGTCGGGTTCTGGCTTCCCGCGATCACCGCGATCTTTTTCCTCTACGCCTTCGTCGGCCCCTGGATGCCCGAGCTGTTCTCCCACCGGGGCTACTCGATCCGGCGGGTGATCGGCCACCTCTACCTCACGACCGAGGGAATCTTCGGGATCCCCGTCGGCGTGTCGGCCACCTTCGTCTTCGCCTTCGTCCTCTTCGGGGCGATCCTCGAGCGGACCGGTGCCGGCGAGTACCTGATCCGCATCGCCTTCTCGCTGTTCGGCCACACGCGCGGCGGCCCCGCCAAGGTGTCGGTGGTGGCTTCGGCGTTCATGGGAACGATCACGGGCTCGTCAATCGCCAACACGGCCACCATCGGCTCGATGACGATCCCGCTCATGAAGCGCGTGGGGTTCAAGCCCGAGGTGGCCGGTGGGATCGAGACCGCGGCGGGCGGCAACGGCCAGCTCATGCCTCCCGTCATGGGGGCGGCGGCCTTTGTGATGGCCGAATGGCTCCGTATCCCGTACCTGGAAATTGCGAAAGCCGCGGCACTCCCTGCCGTCATCGACCAGCTCGCGCTGCTCGGCGCGGTCCACCTCCTCGCGCTCAAACACGGAATCACAGGCTTGCCGCGGGAGGAGTTGCCCCGGTTCTGGCCCACGTTCCTCTCGGGCCTCCACTACCTGATCCCGGTGGGAGTGCTGCTCTACTACCTGATCGTGCGGGAGATGACGCCGCTCACCTCCGCCTTCATGGCGATCGTGGCCGCGATGGGGATGTTCTGCGTCTCGAGCCTGGTTCAGGGCCTCCGCGGGCGGCCGATCGTCCCCGGCCACGCGCCGGCGGAGAGCGTCGGCACAGCGCTCGCCGAGACCGGGCTCAGGCTCGTCGCGGCCCTCTACATGGGCGCGCGGAACATGGCCTCCGTCGCCGCCACGTGCGCCAGCGCGGGGATCATCGTCGGGATCGTGACTCTCACCGGGGTGGGACTGAACCTCTCCGGCATCGTGGTGGATCTCTCGGCCGGCAACCTCTACCTGGGTCTCTTCCTCACGATGATCGCCTGCCTAATCCTGGGGATGGGCGTGCCCACGACGCCGACGTACATCATCATGGCCACCCTCACAGCGCCCGCCCTCATCGCAGTCGGCAGGCAGCACGGGCTGGAGATCCCGCTGATCGCGGTGCATCTCTTCGTCTTCTACTTCGGAATCCTGGCCGACGACACACCGCCGGTTGGGCTCGCGGCGTACGCTGCCGCCGGCATCGCGCGCTCGGACCCGATCAGGACCGGCTGGCGCGCCTTCTCGCTGGACATGCGGACGTTCCTCCTCCCGTTCATGTTCATCACCGCCCCGCAGATGCTCCTGATCAACACGACCTGGCAGGAGGCCGTCTGGATCTTCATCACCGCGACCATCGGGATGTACGCCCTCGCCGGTGCCATGCAGGGCTACCTGCTCACGGACGCGCGATGGTACGAGCGCGTGATCCTCTTCGTCTCGGCCGTGGCGCTGGTGAAGCCGGGCCTCTATACGGACATCGCGGGGATGGTGGGACTCGCCCTCGTCTACGCCCTCCACCGGGCGCGCGCCAAGGACGCGCCGCTTTTCTAGCGCCTTCTCAGCCGCAGGCCGTTGTAGCGGGCACCTTTTGGGCCGGCGCCGGAAACAGTTGCCTGTCCAGCTGCACCGTGCTGGCTGACGCCCCCGCGCTCAGCGGCCACCGCCAAGGCCGCTACCACGGCTGGACCAAAAGCCACCGACCAGGAGCGCAACGGCGGCCCCCTTTTGTTATACTCCTCGTGTTATGAGGCTGCCCGGGCTTGCGTGCTTCCTGGCCTGGCTCCTGCTGTTCGACGTCTCGACTCCCCTCCTGCCGGGAGCGTACCAGTTCGACCCTGACGATTCCGTCGAGGCGCTTCGCGCTCGATCGAGCCAGATGAGAACCCAGACCCTCGACCGCCAGAGTGTGCCCGTGGCCCCGCGGGCGACTCAGGTGGTTGATCACGACGTCCCCCGGGCTTCCCGCTCGACTCCCCCGCCCGCGCGCCGTGTGAGCGTCGCATTCTGGCGCCTGCCGCGCGCGCAGGCCGGTGACGCGGTCTCCCCGGTCTCCGAAGACCACTGAGTACCGCTCCGCTTCACGCCTGAAGCTTCTCTCCCGGCACGTTCAACAGAGGAGCGGTGTCCCATGTGTGAGATAGAACGCGACATCCTTGTGCTTGGATTTTCTGACGACGTGCGCGCCCTGCTCGACCACCTCTGCGCGGAGGCGCCGGCGGTCATCGAGCGCATCGCTGTCATCGACCGGCGGCCCGAGGTGGTTGAACGGCTCAACCGCGCCGCCATCGCAGCGGTCTGCGGCGACCCCTTCGACGCTGGCGTGCTCCAACGCGCGGGAATCGACCGCGCCACCATGGTGCTCCGTCTCGACCCGCGAAGTCCCGGGTTGAGCGAGCTGGGTCCGCTGCTGCGCCAGCTCTGCCCCCGGGCCCGGCTCCTCGTCAGTCGCTCGGGAGGCAAGGACCTCTCGGCGCCCGGCGCCGGGCACCCAGAGACCGTGGCGGACGGGCTCGTCACTCCGGTCGATCCCGGCCGGCCGTGGGGGCACCTCACCACCTGGCAGTTCTGGCTACTCGTCGCCGTGTTCCTCGTGGACGCCACCATCTTCGCGCTGCCGCTGGTATCGGCTGCGCTCCTCGTCGCCGCGCTGGGCGCCCCGAGATGTTTGCGCCACGTGGCGCGCTTTCTGGACGCCCTGGCCGAGAGGCGATGAGGCGGCTGCCGGAGCTGCGCCATGGGTCATGACATCCTGACCGGGATCGCCATCAGCATTATCGGCGCGGCCGCATTCGCCTTGCTGGCGCGACGCGTCCACCAGCCCCTGATCCTCGGCTATATCCTCGCCGGCGTCGTCCTCGGCCCGCATCTCGGCTTCCGCGTCATCCGGGACGAGGAGAGCATCGAGCTGATCTCCGAGATCGGGCTCATCTTCCTCCTCTTCATCATCGGCCTGGAGATCAGCGTGCCCAGGTTGCTGCAGGCGGGGCGGACCATCACCGTCACCGGGCTGCTCCAGTTCCCGATCTGCGTCGGGCTGGCCTGGGCTGCCTTCGCCTCTGCGCTCCCGGCGTCCGGGAGCCGGTTCGACCGCCTCTACCTCGCGGTCGCCCTCAGCCTGTCCTCGACCCTGATCGTCGTCAAGCTCCTGTCGGACAAGTTCGAGCTGGGCACCTTCGCGGGACGCGTCACGGTGGGGATCCTCGTCTTCCAGGACCTCTGGGCCATCGCTTTTCTCGCCTTGCAGCCCAACCTCCAGAACCTCCGGCCCGGTCCCATGCTGCGCTCGTTTGCGCTCGGCGCCGTGCTCGTGAGCGCGGCGGCCCTCCTCTCGCGCTTCGTCCTGCCGCGCCTGTTCCGCGCTATCGCCAAGTCCCCGGAGCTCGTGCTCCTCACCGCCATCGCCTGGTGCTTCCTGGTCTCGCTCGTCGCCGGCCTCACCGGGCTCTCCAAGGAGATGGGAGCCCTCATCGCCGGCATGGTCATCGCCGCGTTCCCGTACGGCGCCGAGGTCATCGCCCGCCTGGCCGGGGTGCGCGACTTCTTCATCACGCTCTTCTTCGTCGCCCTCGGCCTCAAGGTTCCCGCGCCGTCGATGGAGCTTGTGCTGTTTGCGCTTGCAGGCACCGCCTTCGTCGCGCTCACCCGCCTCGTCTCGTTGGCGCCGCTGTTCATGCTCCTCCGGGTCGACACGCGGACCGCCGGCGTCGTCGCCATCAACCTCTCCCAGATCAGCGAGTTCTCGCTGGTGATCGTCACGCTCGGGGTCGGCCACGGTCACGTCAGCCACGAGCTGGCGGCCATGGTGCTCTACACGCTGCTCTTCAGCGCCGTGATCTCCACGTACGGGATCATGCTCAACCACCCGCTCGCCAGCCGATTGACGCGGGTCCTGTCACGGCTCGGCGTGCCGGGCTGGCGCCGCGCCGTGCGACGCGGCCCGGTGACCGAGACGGAGCCTCCTCCGGCAGACGTGCACGACCTCTTCCTCCTGGGCGTGTCGCGGGAGGGGCTGGCGCTCCTGCAGCACCTCGAGCGCGAGCACCCGCAGATGAAGGAGCGCATCGTCGCCATCGACTTCAACCCGGAAACCCTGGAGCTGCTGCAGGGCGACGGGGTGGAATGCCACTACGGCGACATCTCCAACGCCGAAGCCCTGCGCCACGCGGGGATCGAGCGCGCAACGCTCGCGGTCTCCATGGTGTCGGACTGGTTCCTGCGGGGTACGGACAACCTTCGCCTGCTGCGACAGGTGCGCCGCCTCGCGCCAGGGGCGCAGGTGGTCGTGACGGCGGACACGCTCGCCGCCGCCCAGCGTCTCTACGCCGAGGGAGCCGATTACGTCCTGATCCCGCCCGCACTCGCCGCCGAGCATTTCTGCGGGCTCCTGGAGGACACCTCGGCCGAGGCCCTCGCGGAGGCCCGGGAACGCCAGGCGGCGGAGCTGTTCACGCAGGAGCACAGGCGCGACGCCGAACCGCGCTGATGGCCGAACGCGCCCGGCTCCCACCAGAACTGGACGAAGACAGACAGCTCGCGAGCCCGCCGGCCGCTACGCTGGAGGATCGCGCCCCTGCAAACTCGTACGCGTCTCCCGGGCGGGGCTCCGGGAGCCCCAGGCCCGGAGAGCCTGAGGTCGTCCCGGCCTGACCCCGCTGTCCGACCCACTCCTCCGCCCCGCCCCCTAAATTGTCCCCGGGCTTGGGGAGTTTTTCGCTCTCGATTCCAGTATTTCCCCCCATTGACCGCGTGGGCGCCCGGCGCGTTCAATCGAAGTGCAGTTGACTATGCGTCTCTACGAGGAGCGAGCCATGCAAAAGCTGCGCGTTCTCATTGCCCATGCGAGAGGAGTCCTGGCTACCCGCCTCACGGCCCAGCTCGAAAGCCTGGGCCACCGGGTCGTGGGGCACGCCAAGGACGGGCGGGCGGCTGTGGCGGCCGCGGGGGAGCTGAAGCCGGATCTCGTCATCGTGGATCTCCAGCTCCCAAGCTCGGACGGGATCGAGGCCGCCCGAACGATCCTGGCCCGCCAGGCTGTCCCCATCATTCTGCTGACCCCCCGAGCGGCTGCGGATGTCGTCCGGCGGGCCCGGGAGGCCGGGGTGATGGCCCATCTGGTCACACCCGCGGACACAGCGCAGCTCCGTGCGACGCTCGAAGTGGCGCTGGCCCGCTTTCTCGAGCTCCAGGCCATTTGTGAGGAGGCTGGCGACCTCCACGAGGCGTTGGATGCCAGGGGATGGGTGGAGGAGGCCAAGAGGGTGCTGATGAGGCGGCTCAAGCTCTCGGAGGCGGACGCCTTCCGGTACCTGCGGCGACAGAGTCGGAACACGGGGAAACGCCTCAAGGAGGGCGCTGAGACGATCGTGATGGCCGAGGAACTCCTGTTCAGGAAGCTCGATGTCGCCCGGTGCCTTCAGACCATTCTCCGTGCCGTCAGGCAGGCCCGGGTCTTTGTGCCGGCACAGACCGCGTGAGCCTGACTGGCGATCCGGTCGCATCAACGACCGGAGAACAGGTCTGTGCCGCCGTGACACGCCGCGATGGAATTCCTCCCCGCATTCCTGCTAAGGATCCACCGCGAAACCCCCGGCCCTGAAGGAGGCCGCGGGCGGGTCTACGTCATCATCCGCCGAGCCCACGCCTATCTCGAAGAGGTGCTTCGAAGGGCCTTTGAGGGGCAGCAGGATGTCGGGATCGTCGTGGACCGGCGCTACGGCGATCGGCGAGCGTACAAGCACCCCGTTGGGGTCGAGCGCCGTCGGGCCGACCGGCGACGATGGCCGAAGGAGGAGTTGCTCCAGGTCGTGATCGGAAGGGCCCGCACACCGTAAGCGACGTTGCCTCCCCGGCGCGCGGCCGTGGCCAGCGAGAGCGATTTTCGGTCCGCGCGCCCGTATTCTTCCGATTGGTCGTGTCGCCCCTCGCCGATCTTGAGGGATTCACCCTACTCTGAATTCATGGATTCACCCGATGGTCTTCGCTCCCTCGGCGTCGCGACAATCACTCATCGACGGCCTGACCGCGATAATCCGAGATTCCCGGAAAGGAGAGTCGCAACATGACGCCGAAGGATCAACTTGACCACCGGACGGCGAAGGAGATTGAACGATTCCTGCATTCGCTGAAAGACCATGCATCCCGAACTCGAGAATCCATCCGCAGCGCCAGGACCCGGCGTTGTTCGACCGAGCCGGTCCGAGCCCCGGACGTCATGGATTGGGCCAGCGACACCCTGGAGGACGAGATGCAGGTCGCGCTCGTGGACCGCCTGAGCCAGCAGGTCACCCAGATCGACGCCGCGCTCGAACGGCTCACTCGCAGAGAGTACGGGATCTGCCACGACTGCGACGAGTTCATCGGGCTCGCGCGCCTGAAGGCGCTACCGTTCGCGCAGCGGTGCACACGCTGCCAGACGCGCGCGGAGCAGTTCAAAGGGGTCCGGGAGCGGAGACGCGTCGCGGCGATCCTGGCGATCGAGGACGAAGACTGAGAGCTGGCAAGGCATCGGCGAGTCGGCCGGTCGAAGCTCCCCTGAGCCCACCCGAATCGCGGGCAGCGCACGCCGGCCTTTCCTGGCGCCGACTCGCCGCGCGCCGGCTCTCCTTGCAGCCTGCCGCTATGCCCCACCCGGCGTGATGACGGTCTTGACTCCCTGGCCGGCCGCCGCATGGGTGAAGGCCTGGCCGATCCGTTCCAGGGGGAAGCGCGCGGTGACGAGCCGCTTGACGCCGAGCTTGGGCATGAGGGCGAGCGCGCGGCGGAAGGCGGTGCCGCGGCCGAAGGTGCCCCCGATCCTGATCTCGCGGAAGTGGACGTCCCAGAGGTCCAGGGGGAGCTGACTCCCCTTGGGGCTCACGCCAACGAGCTGCACGATGCCGGTGGGCTTGGTCAGGGCCACGGCCTCGGCGACCAGCTCCGGCTTGCCCACGGCCTCGCAGACGACGTCCGCTCCCCGGCCGCGCGTGAGCGCCATCGCCCGATCGCTCAGGCTCTCCCGCAACGGGTCGACGACCACGTGAGCCCCCAGGCGCCGGGCGATCCGGCGGCGCTCCTCGATGGGATCCGAGAGGATGAGGCGCCGGGCGCCGCGCCGGCGGGCGAGCACCATGGTGAGGAGTCCCATGAGGCCGCCGCCGATGACGAGGACCGTTGCCGCGCGCGGCATGGGGAACATCTCGAGGCCGGCGAGACAGCAGGCGGCCGGTTCGGTCAGCGCGGCCGTGACGGGATCGAGGCCGCCGGGCAAGGGATGCACGCAGCTCGCGGGGAGCACGATACGCTCGGCGAAGCCGCCCACGCGGACGCAGCGGGGACACTGGCTCACGCGCCCGGCGTGGCAGTCGGCGCACTCCCCGCAGCCGTACGAGGGCTCGCAGGCCACGGGGCGCCCGACGAGGCGCCGGCTCACGCCTCGGCCCACCTGGCGCACGACGCCGGTGTACTCATGACCCAGCACCAGAGGCGGCTGCCAGGGAAAAAGCCCCTGGGTGGCGTGGATGTCGGTGCCGCAGATGCCGGCGGTGTGGACGGCGACGACGACCTCACCCGGCCCCGCGACGGGATCTGCCACCTCGTCGATGGTAAAGCGACTCCCGCCTTGCCAGGTCGCGACTCTCACGCGGTGATCCTATCATACCCGGGTGACCGTCGAGCGCGTCGAGCCTCCGGGCGAGCGCCGGACCGGACGCGACGCAGCCTCACCTGAGCTCTCGGCTTGGACCAGGAGCCGGGCCTCAG
This is a stretch of genomic DNA from Candidatus Rokuibacteriota bacterium. It encodes these proteins:
- a CDS encoding TRAP transporter permease, with the translated sequence MAEDLKLKLGEEERGGIAEAERLVKEAEFGARELAGWSFWLAGAIALAMSTFQLWTAAVGTLPGVLQRSIHLAFAMALCFLFYPITRSARQTRLPWHDLVLGALGAYAALYVAIHHEALIQRVGIPTPTDTAVGFLLVLLVLETTRRAVGFWLPAITAIFFLYAFVGPWMPELFSHRGYSIRRVIGHLYLTTEGIFGIPVGVSATFVFAFVLFGAILERTGAGEYLIRIAFSLFGHTRGGPAKVSVVASAFMGTITGSSIANTATIGSMTIPLMKRVGFKPEVAGGIETAAGGNGQLMPPVMGAAAFVMAEWLRIPYLEIAKAAALPAVIDQLALLGAVHLLALKHGITGLPREELPRFWPTFLSGLHYLIPVGVLLYYLIVREMTPLTSAFMAIVAAMGMFCVSSLVQGLRGRPIVPGHAPAESVGTALAETGLRLVAALYMGARNMASVAATCASAGIIVGIVTLTGVGLNLSGIVVDLSAGNLYLGLFLTMIACLILGMGVPTTPTYIIMATLTAPALIAVGRQHGLEIPLIAVHLFVFYFGILADDTPPVGLAAYAAAGIARSDPIRTGWRAFSLDMRTFLLPFMFITAPQMLLINTTWQEAVWIFITATIGMYALAGAMQGYLLTDARWYERVILFVSAVALVKPGLYTDIAGMVGLALVYALHRARAKDAPLF
- a CDS encoding NAD-binding protein, which codes for MCEIERDILVLGFSDDVRALLDHLCAEAPAVIERIAVIDRRPEVVERLNRAAIAAVCGDPFDAGVLQRAGIDRATMVLRLDPRSPGLSELGPLLRQLCPRARLLVSRSGGKDLSAPGAGHPETVADGLVTPVDPGRPWGHLTTWQFWLLVAVFLVDATIFALPLVSAALLVAALGAPRCLRHVARFLDALAERR
- a CDS encoding cation:proton antiporter, whose protein sequence is MGHDILTGIAISIIGAAAFALLARRVHQPLILGYILAGVVLGPHLGFRVIRDEESIELISEIGLIFLLFIIGLEISVPRLLQAGRTITVTGLLQFPICVGLAWAAFASALPASGSRFDRLYLAVALSLSSTLIVVKLLSDKFELGTFAGRVTVGILVFQDLWAIAFLALQPNLQNLRPGPMLRSFALGAVLVSAAALLSRFVLPRLFRAIAKSPELVLLTAIAWCFLVSLVAGLTGLSKEMGALIAGMVIAAFPYGAEVIARLAGVRDFFITLFFVALGLKVPAPSMELVLFALAGTAFVALTRLVSLAPLFMLLRVDTRTAGVVAINLSQISEFSLVIVTLGVGHGHVSHELAAMVLYTLLFSAVISTYGIMLNHPLASRLTRVLSRLGVPGWRRAVRRGPVTETEPPPADVHDLFLLGVSREGLALLQHLEREHPQMKERIVAIDFNPETLELLQGDGVECHYGDISNAEALRHAGIERATLAVSMVSDWFLRGTDNLRLLRQVRRLAPGAQVVVTADTLAAAQRLYAEGADYVLIPPALAAEHFCGLLEDTSAEALAEARERQAAELFTQEHRRDAEPR
- a CDS encoding response regulator, with the translated sequence MQKLRVLIAHARGVLATRLTAQLESLGHRVVGHAKDGRAAVAAAGELKPDLVIVDLQLPSSDGIEAARTILARQAVPIILLTPRAAADVVRRAREAGVMAHLVTPADTAQLRATLEVALARFLELQAICEEAGDLHEALDARGWVEEAKRVLMRRLKLSEADAFRYLRRQSRNTGKRLKEGAETIVMAEELLFRKLDVARCLQTILRAVRQARVFVPAQTA
- a CDS encoding TraR/DksA family transcriptional regulator is translated as MDWASDTLEDEMQVALVDRLSQQVTQIDAALERLTRREYGICHDCDEFIGLARLKALPFAQRCTRCQTRAEQFKGVRERRRVAAILAIEDED